A stretch of the Streptomyces sp. WMMB303 genome encodes the following:
- a CDS encoding sigma-70 family RNA polymerase sigma factor, with the protein MCPPSSPHAVNQPSGQPEPTGAGATPEPLDPSEPLDPSAPADTEALAARAATGDGAALDALLRTIRPDVVRHCGRFLLFREDAEEAAQDVLLQVSRHIERFQGRSRFSTWLHTIVANCSRQKYRELKRRAVEQPTLPHQTSAPEQRPDPRTTSVIAGSRVDLLEALERLEQESPHLVAPLVYRDVCQMDYAEIVDRLGIPLGTVKSRLHHARRQIRPWLTSQEL; encoded by the coding sequence ATGTGCCCACCGTCCTCCCCCCACGCCGTGAACCAGCCATCCGGGCAGCCTGAGCCGACCGGCGCCGGAGCGACACCGGAGCCCCTCGACCCGTCGGAGCCCCTCGACCCGTCGGCGCCCGCCGACACCGAAGCCCTCGCGGCGCGCGCGGCGACCGGGGACGGCGCGGCCCTCGACGCACTGCTGCGCACCATCCGGCCCGACGTGGTCCGGCACTGCGGCCGGTTCCTCCTCTTCCGCGAGGACGCCGAGGAAGCCGCGCAGGACGTGCTGCTGCAGGTGTCCCGGCACATCGAGCGCTTCCAGGGCCGCAGCCGCTTCAGCACCTGGCTGCACACGATCGTGGCCAACTGTTCCCGCCAGAAGTACCGCGAACTCAAGCGCCGCGCCGTCGAGCAGCCGACGCTCCCGCACCAGACGAGCGCCCCGGAGCAGCGCCCGGACCCGCGGACGACGAGTGTGATCGCCGGCTCCCGGGTGGACCTCCTCGAGGCACTGGAGCGGCTGGAGCAGGAGAGCCCGCACCTGGTGGCTCCCCTGGTCTACCGCGACGTGTGCCAGATGGACTACGCCGAGATCGTCGACCGACTCGGCATCCCGCTGGGCACCGTCAAGTCCCGGCTGCACCACGCCCGCCGGCAGATCCGGCCGTGGCTCACCTCACAGGAGCTGTGA
- a CDS encoding sigma factor, whose protein sequence is MVDTTLQFEAHRARLFGIAYRMLGSASEAEDLVQETHLRWERADRDAVATPGAWPAEVVTDLSLNELASARVRREQYVGQWLPEPVLTTADGTVHGAAGPAAAHPRGSGGQGWWRRSWRPPVRGISGGWSGC, encoded by the coding sequence GTGGTGGACACGACGCTGCAGTTCGAGGCGCACCGGGCGCGGCTCTTCGGGATCGCCTACCGGATGCTGGGCTCGGCGTCCGAGGCGGAGGACCTCGTGCAGGAGACGCATCTGCGCTGGGAACGCGCCGACCGGGACGCGGTGGCGACGCCGGGTGCCTGGCCGGCCGAGGTCGTCACCGATCTCAGCCTCAACGAACTGGCCTCCGCCCGGGTACGCCGCGAGCAGTACGTGGGCCAATGGCTGCCCGAGCCGGTGCTGACGACGGCCGACGGCACCGTCCACGGGGCGGCGGGACCGGCGGCGGCGCACCCGCGCGGCAGCGGTGGACAGGGCTGGTGGAGACGTTCGTGGCGGCCGCCCGTGAGGGGGATCTCCGGCGGCTGGAGCGGCTGCTGA
- a CDS encoding TetR/AcrR family transcriptional regulator, with translation MTPEPGARRRTAGPGATASPGTVRPGGRTARVREAVLRAAGDALAEHGFAHLDLAEVARRAEVGKTTVYRRWGTVTALLADLLDDMAEQSEPRIESGALLEDLTANAALVRRTLTDRRQGALFKAVIAAATCDAPAAEALHRFYAARIGEWAPCVRQAAERGEVPSDTDAEQVIRAVSAPLYYQLLTTGAPLDRAAAERAALAAYEAARAGAFRTVRRAEGAHPAR, from the coding sequence GTGACACCTGAACCGGGGGCCCGGCGGAGGACGGCCGGCCCGGGAGCCACCGCCTCACCCGGCACCGTACGGCCCGGGGGACGTACGGCGCGGGTGCGCGAGGCGGTGCTGCGCGCCGCCGGGGACGCCCTCGCGGAGCACGGTTTCGCCCATCTCGACCTCGCCGAGGTGGCCCGCCGCGCGGAGGTGGGCAAGACGACGGTCTACCGGCGCTGGGGGACGGTCACCGCGCTGCTGGCGGATCTGCTCGACGACATGGCCGAGCAGTCCGAACCCCGCATCGAGTCGGGCGCCCTCCTCGAGGATCTGACGGCCAACGCCGCACTGGTGCGCCGCACTCTGACGGACCGCCGGCAGGGCGCCCTGTTCAAGGCGGTCATCGCCGCGGCCACGTGCGACGCGCCCGCGGCCGAGGCTCTGCACCGGTTCTACGCGGCCCGGATCGGGGAGTGGGCGCCCTGCGTGCGGCAGGCGGCCGAGCGGGGAGAGGTACCGTCCGACACGGATGCCGAGCAGGTCATCCGCGCCGTCTCCGCACCGCTGTACTACCAACTGCTGACCACCGGCGCCCCCCTGGACCGGGCAGCCGCCGAACGGGCGGCGCTGGCGGCGTACGAGGCGGCCCGCGCGGGGGCGTTCCGCACCGTCCGCCGAGCCGAGGGCGCCCACCCCGCACGGTAG
- a CDS encoding NAD-dependent epimerase/dehydratase family protein has translation MRVLVTGGAGFIGSHVVEALTDAGHEAVVLDALLPSAHGEGAASPATVPGARQLRGDVRDRDAVAEALRGVDAVCHQAAMVGLGKDFSDAPEYVSCNDFGTAVLLTAMERAGVRALVLAGSMVVYGEGRYTCPQHGVVRPGPRAVPDLRAGRFEPPCPDCGAALRPGLVGEDAPLDPRNTYATTKLAQEHLAAAWARAVDGAAVSLRYHNVYGPGMPCDTPYAGVASFFRSALARGVAPTVYEDGAQRRDFVHVRDIAAANVTALEALHTPGAGRAPGSFAAYNTGSGDPHTIGETASALAEFYGGPDPVVTGEFRLGDVRHITASSERAARELGWRAQIGFGEGMKEFAVSDMRAPSGRA, from the coding sequence ATGCGCGTTCTTGTCACCGGCGGTGCCGGATTCATCGGTTCCCACGTCGTGGAGGCCCTGACCGACGCGGGCCACGAGGCGGTCGTCCTGGACGCCCTGCTGCCGTCGGCGCACGGTGAGGGCGCCGCATCCCCCGCCACCGTGCCGGGGGCGCGGCAGCTGCGCGGCGACGTGCGCGACCGGGACGCCGTCGCCGAGGCGCTGCGCGGTGTGGACGCGGTGTGCCACCAGGCGGCGATGGTCGGGCTGGGCAAGGACTTCTCCGACGCCCCGGAGTACGTCAGTTGCAACGACTTCGGCACGGCGGTGCTGCTGACCGCGATGGAGCGGGCCGGGGTGCGGGCCCTGGTGCTGGCCGGTTCGATGGTCGTCTACGGGGAAGGGCGCTACACCTGCCCCCAGCACGGAGTCGTCCGGCCGGGGCCGCGTGCCGTGCCGGACCTGCGTGCCGGGCGGTTCGAGCCGCCGTGCCCCGACTGCGGCGCCGCGCTGCGCCCCGGGCTGGTCGGCGAGGACGCGCCGCTGGACCCGCGGAACACCTATGCGACCACCAAGCTCGCCCAGGAGCACCTGGCGGCGGCGTGGGCCCGCGCGGTCGACGGGGCCGCGGTCTCGCTGCGCTACCACAACGTCTACGGGCCCGGGATGCCCTGTGACACGCCGTACGCGGGAGTGGCCTCGTTCTTCCGCTCGGCGCTCGCCCGCGGGGTGGCCCCCACCGTCTACGAGGACGGGGCGCAGCGCCGGGACTTCGTCCACGTGCGGGACATCGCAGCCGCCAACGTCACCGCGCTGGAGGCGCTGCACACGCCGGGCGCGGGCCGGGCGCCGGGCTCCTTCGCCGCGTACAACACCGGCAGCGGGGACCCGCACACCATCGGCGAGACGGCCAGCGCGCTGGCCGAGTTCTACGGCGGGCCCGACCCGGTGGTGACGGGCGAGTTCCGGCTGGGCGACGTCCGGCACATCACGGCGTCCTCCGAACGGGCCGCGCGGGAACTGGGTTGGCGCGCGCAGATCGGTTTCGGGGAGGGCATGAAGGAGTTCGCGGTGTCCGACATGAGGGCGCCGTCGGGGCGGGCGTAG